A genomic segment from Paenibacillus sp. FSL K6-1096 encodes:
- a CDS encoding Vat family streptogramin A O-acetyltransferase — protein sequence MPSTGPNPNDLHPNPQIPQVRFIKNTLTRPNITAGDFSYFDEPDLSVTFESRVTHHYEFIGDKLVIGKFCAIARGAEFIMNGANHRMGSVTTYPFNIMGGGWEQATPELADLPYKGDTIIGNDVWIGQNTTIMPGVTIGDGAIIAANATVTKDVPAYHIAGGNPARILRQRFDDELVALLLELKWWDWTPEKITAHLKVLCSSDPEQIRGLAGRS from the coding sequence ATGCCTTCGACAGGACCAAATCCGAATGACCTCCATCCAAATCCGCAAATCCCCCAGGTCCGCTTCATCAAAAATACGCTGACCCGTCCTAATATCACCGCCGGAGACTTCTCCTACTTCGATGAACCCGACCTGTCGGTGACCTTCGAGAGCCGTGTCACCCATCACTATGAGTTCATCGGAGACAAGCTGGTGATCGGCAAGTTCTGCGCCATCGCCAGAGGGGCCGAATTCATCATGAACGGCGCCAACCACCGGATGGGCTCGGTGACCACCTACCCCTTCAACATTATGGGCGGCGGCTGGGAGCAGGCCACTCCTGAACTGGCAGACCTGCCTTACAAAGGCGATACCATCATCGGCAACGATGTCTGGATCGGCCAGAATACCACCATTATGCCCGGAGTGACCATTGGTGACGGGGCCATCATCGCGGCTAATGCTACCGTCACCAAGGATGTTCCCGCCTACCATATCGCCGGAGGCAATCCCGCCCGGATTCTGCGGCAGCGCTTCGATGACGAGCTCGTCGCCCTGCTGCTGGAGCTGAAGTGGTGGGACTGGACCCCCGAGAAGATTACTGCTCATCTGAAGGTGCTGTGCAGCAGTGATCCTGAGCAAATCCGGGGTCTGGCCGGGCGAAGCTGA
- a CDS encoding polysaccharide deacetylase family protein, whose product MKFRVKAIQSVTQWAAIGLLVVSLFGGSLAAGGEKVYAADCSNGYVALTYDDGPNASTTTNLLNALQQNGLRATFFNVGQKAQSNPSLVLAQKNAGMWIGNHSWSHANLTQVSTAQATSEITQTQQTLQSITGTAPKLFRPPYGATNAALKSIQAQNGLTEVLWNVDSQDWNGAGTSQIVAAVGTMKNGDVILMHDQYQTTLQAVPQIAQNLQNRGLCSGMISPSTGRAVAPDGGNTGPSPTVTKVEAESMTKSGQYTSNISSPFTGVALYANNDSVKYTQYFASGTHSFSLRGASNNANMARVDLKIGGVTKGTFYYGGSSPAVYTINNVSHGTGNQVIELVVTADDGTWDAYLDYLEIN is encoded by the coding sequence ATGAAATTTAGAGTCAAAGCTATTCAATCGGTTACCCAATGGGCCGCGATCGGGCTGCTGGTCGTATCGTTGTTCGGCGGCTCCCTTGCGGCGGGCGGTGAGAAGGTGTATGCCGCTGATTGCTCGAACGGCTACGTGGCCTTGACGTATGATGACGGGCCGAATGCAAGCACCACGACGAATCTGCTGAACGCGCTGCAGCAGAACGGTCTGCGCGCCACGTTCTTCAATGTCGGGCAGAAGGCGCAGAGTAATCCTTCCCTGGTGCTGGCCCAGAAGAACGCAGGGATGTGGATTGGCAACCACTCCTGGTCCCATGCCAATCTGACACAGGTGAGCACCGCCCAGGCTACATCAGAGATTACACAGACGCAGCAGACGCTGCAATCCATTACCGGCACCGCGCCGAAGCTGTTCCGTCCGCCGTATGGTGCGACCAATGCGGCCCTGAAGTCGATTCAGGCCCAGAACGGTCTTACCGAGGTGCTCTGGAATGTGGATTCCCAGGACTGGAACGGAGCGGGAACCTCCCAGATTGTGGCCGCTGTCGGCACGATGAAGAATGGCGATGTCATCCTGATGCATGACCAGTATCAGACAACGCTCCAGGCGGTTCCGCAGATTGCACAGAATCTCCAGAACCGCGGCCTGTGCTCCGGCATGATCTCACCAAGCACCGGCAGGGCGGTTGCGCCTGACGGCGGCAACACCGGCCCGAGCCCTACGGTAACGAAGGTGGAAGCGGAGAGCATGACCAAATCGGGGCAGTACACCTCGAATATCAGCTCTCCGTTCACGGGAGTTGCGCTGTACGCGAACAATGATTCGGTGAAATACACCCAGTATTTCGCCAGCGGCACCCATAGCTTCTCACTCCGCGGGGCTTCTAACAACGCGAATATGGCCAGGGTGGACTTGAAGATTGGCGGGGTGACGAAGGGGACCTTCTACTATGGCGGAAGCAGCCCTGCGGTCTATACGATCAATAACGTCAGCCACGGAACGGGCAATCAGGTGATTGAGCTGGTGGTCACCGCCGATGACGGGACCTGGGATGCTTACCTGGATTATCTGGAGATCAATTAG
- a CDS encoding Imm51 family immunity protein — MDKTLLAQIKRWHEQDEHQQIVDRILEIPAEQRGYELTSQLGRAYNNLDQYEEALALLLSVAEEGADDPLWHFRIGYSYYYLRQYEQAVQAFARADELEPGDGDFQRMLEYSREGAQRESREQARRTEAIHNAKLLKESGSRDLGSFLDYCADFWDDSDYALKSYVSPLPSDELIASVEEELGYKLPASYIAMMKQHNGGIPRNTCFPVSEATSWAEDHVAISGIAGIGRDKSYSLCGDLGSRFMIEEWGYPDIGVVFGDCPSAGHDVIMLDYRHCGPEGEPEVIHVDQEGNYEITFLAPDFETFIRGLVNDEVFDTSEEDKEDDLKKVASGVFSPLLQELCGKVTEVDDIEGIIRRICTSIVEDKGYFALHADERSTLMYDLQFWLYTSVYPETSRDQYLEVYSKMIAFGGEFSTGGYAPGFITDWLDDRIRQGMIVNTGGKLRFTDEAKAQFLQRLKEAEPAGAADVKPFIIVDQDNGGKSVILTAGSYKTEVFAEREDEGFEGGGYDWASLAAVFLEERMPELAQLIRFDPEADMFCAYSSDGDALVKFATAFKRACEDDELIRDLFSRAELD; from the coding sequence ATGGATAAGACATTGCTTGCACAAATCAAGCGTTGGCATGAACAGGATGAGCACCAGCAGATTGTAGACCGTATTCTGGAGATTCCGGCAGAGCAGAGGGGATATGAGCTGACCAGCCAGTTAGGCCGGGCCTACAATAACCTGGATCAGTACGAGGAGGCACTGGCGCTGCTGCTTAGTGTGGCGGAGGAGGGGGCGGATGATCCGCTGTGGCATTTTCGCATAGGGTACTCCTATTATTATCTGAGGCAGTATGAGCAGGCGGTTCAGGCCTTTGCGCGGGCGGATGAACTGGAGCCGGGAGACGGAGATTTCCAGAGGATGCTGGAATATAGCCGGGAAGGTGCACAGCGTGAGTCGAGAGAGCAGGCCAGACGTACAGAGGCGATACATAATGCAAAATTGCTTAAAGAGAGCGGGAGCAGGGACCTTGGGTCTTTCCTGGACTACTGTGCGGATTTCTGGGATGACAGCGACTACGCCCTGAAATCTTATGTGTCTCCGCTGCCCAGCGACGAGCTGATTGCTTCGGTTGAGGAGGAGCTGGGTTATAAGCTGCCGGCCTCTTACATCGCGATGATGAAGCAGCATAACGGGGGGATTCCGCGCAATACCTGTTTTCCGGTGAGTGAAGCTACGTCCTGGGCGGAGGATCATGTGGCGATCTCAGGGATTGCCGGCATCGGCCGCGACAAAAGCTACTCCCTCTGCGGGGATTTGGGCAGCCGCTTCATGATCGAGGAGTGGGGGTATCCCGATATCGGCGTGGTCTTCGGCGACTGTCCTTCCGCAGGCCATGATGTGATCATGCTGGATTACCGCCACTGCGGGCCGGAAGGTGAACCCGAGGTCATTCATGTAGACCAGGAGGGCAACTATGAGATTACGTTCCTGGCTCCCGACTTCGAGACCTTCATCCGCGGGCTGGTGAACGATGAGGTGTTTGATACCTCTGAAGAGGACAAGGAAGATGATCTGAAAAAGGTAGCGTCCGGTGTGTTCTCCCCGTTATTGCAGGAGCTGTGCGGCAAGGTTACGGAAGTGGACGATATAGAGGGCATCATCCGCAGGATCTGCACCTCCATTGTCGAGGACAAAGGGTATTTCGCGCTTCATGCTGACGAGCGCTCCACCTTGATGTATGATCTGCAATTCTGGCTCTACACCAGCGTCTATCCTGAGACCAGCCGGGATCAGTATCTTGAGGTCTATAGCAAAATGATTGCCTTCGGCGGTGAATTCAGTACAGGCGGGTATGCGCCGGGCTTCATTACGGACTGGCTGGATGACCGTATCCGCCAGGGTATGATCGTGAACACCGGCGGGAAGCTCCGGTTCACGGACGAAGCAAAGGCGCAATTCCTTCAGAGGCTGAAGGAGGCGGAACCGGCGGGTGCTGCGGATGTGAAGCCTTTTATCATCGTGGATCAGGATAACGGCGGCAAATCCGTAATTCTGACCGCAGGCAGCTATAAGACGGAGGTATTCGCGGAGCGGGAAGACGAAGGCTTCGAGGGAGGCGGATATGACTGGGCCTCTCTGGCCGCAGTATTCCTGGAGGAGCGGATGCCTGAGCTGGCCCAGCTCATCCGCTTCGACCCGGAGGCTGATATGTTCTGCGCCTACTCCTCAGACGGCGATGCGCTGGTCAAGTTCGCTACGGCCTTCAAGCGTGCCTGTGAGGACGACGAGCTGATCCGCGATCTGTTCTCGCGGGCGGAGCTGGATTAG
- a CDS encoding helix-turn-helix transcriptional regulator — protein MNLPESVGTRIRELRKAKGWTQEQLAEAASLHYSYIGGVERGDRNISLETLEKIIAAFQIPAEEIFRFEDYTDHRKALDEHMTLISSRSTKEILALTKINREVVTTLDSSEKKDDR, from the coding sequence ATGAATTTACCAGAAAGTGTAGGAACTCGGATACGCGAGCTTAGAAAAGCAAAAGGATGGACCCAGGAACAACTGGCGGAAGCTGCGTCACTTCACTACAGCTATATAGGTGGGGTGGAACGTGGAGACCGTAATATTTCTTTGGAGACCCTGGAGAAAATAATAGCTGCCTTCCAAATCCCTGCTGAAGAAATTTTCCGTTTCGAGGATTATACCGACCACCGGAAGGCGTTAGATGAACATATGACTTTGATAAGTAGCAGGAGTACAAAGGAAATATTGGCGCTCACTAAGATCAACCGGGAAGTGGTAACTACGCTGGATAGCTCAGAAAAAAAAGATGACAGATGA
- a CDS encoding SDR family oxidoreductase gives MNIKGKWSLVTGASSGIGEQFARQLAKEGSHLVLVARTKSKLGALAAELTQRHGVECRVIPLDLSVEDAAGELYRQCQQLSLNIDLLVNNAGFATHGLFEQVSGERQHEEVMLNVAAVVDMTHLFLPGMLHRGAGAVINVSSTAGFQPLPYMAVYGATKAFVLSFTDALWWENRNRGVQFFALCPGSTETNFFNVVGTEDASVGGAKDSPERVVALTLRAMARGKQYVVPGIRNYLSAQITRFMTRRQSLRLVGGMLRPTSKEDK, from the coding sequence ATGAATATTAAAGGGAAATGGTCATTGGTCACCGGAGCCTCTTCGGGAATCGGCGAACAGTTCGCCAGACAATTAGCTAAAGAAGGCAGTCATCTGGTGCTTGTAGCCAGAACCAAAAGCAAACTGGGTGCGCTTGCAGCCGAATTGACGCAAAGGCATGGAGTTGAGTGCCGGGTTATCCCCCTGGACCTATCCGTCGAAGACGCTGCCGGAGAGCTGTACCGGCAATGCCAGCAGCTTAGCCTGAATATCGACCTGCTGGTGAACAATGCGGGTTTTGCCACCCATGGCCTGTTCGAGCAGGTCTCCGGCGAACGCCAGCATGAAGAGGTTATGCTCAACGTAGCCGCTGTAGTCGACATGACGCATCTCTTCCTCCCCGGAATGCTCCACAGAGGAGCAGGTGCTGTGATCAATGTATCGTCTACCGCAGGCTTTCAGCCGCTGCCTTATATGGCCGTCTACGGGGCGACCAAAGCGTTTGTCCTGTCTTTTACGGACGCCTTATGGTGGGAGAACCGTAACCGTGGCGTGCAGTTCTTCGCCCTGTGTCCAGGTTCGACAGAGACTAATTTCTTCAATGTGGTCGGAACGGAGGATGCCTCTGTCGGCGGCGCAAAGGACTCGCCGGAGCGGGTAGTGGCTCTTACGCTGCGTGCTATGGCCAGAGGGAAACAGTACGTTGTTCCTGGAATCCGCAATTATTTAAGTGCCCAGATTACCCGGTTCATGACCCGCAGACAAAGTCTGAGGCTGGTCGGGGGTATGCTTCGCCCTACATCTAAGGAGGATAAATAA
- a CDS encoding nucleotidyltransferase family protein yields MIALILAAGYATRLYPLTIDTPKPLLPVQGERTILDLLVARLELLEDIAEILIVTNERFFPAFEAWARKSGRRKPVRILNDGTTSPEERLGAIGDIQFVLERERVEDDLLVLAGDNVLGFGLEGYLDYFRKMNTDCILVRTVDDPAELRRIGVAELDAQMRVVSLEEKPPQPRSNIGVFALYIYKRSTLPLFSRYLAEGGNPDAPTYFPEWLHSRRELRAYYTDGTIEDVGTPEAYEQMRARLEGQAE; encoded by the coding sequence ATGATTGCACTAATCTTGGCAGCGGGGTATGCGACCCGCCTGTATCCGTTAACAATAGACACACCGAAGCCGCTGCTGCCGGTTCAGGGGGAGCGGACCATTCTCGATCTGCTGGTGGCGCGCCTGGAGTTGCTGGAGGATATCGCGGAGATTCTTATTGTCACGAATGAGCGGTTCTTTCCTGCTTTTGAAGCGTGGGCCCGGAAGAGCGGGCGGAGGAAGCCGGTGCGTATTCTGAATGACGGCACGACTTCTCCTGAAGAACGGCTGGGGGCGATTGGCGATATCCAGTTCGTGCTGGAGCGGGAGCGGGTGGAGGACGATCTGCTGGTTCTGGCCGGGGACAATGTGCTGGGGTTCGGGCTTGAGGGATATTTGGACTATTTCCGCAAAATGAACACCGACTGTATTCTCGTCCGCACGGTAGATGACCCGGCAGAGCTGCGGAGGATCGGCGTAGCGGAGCTGGATGCGCAGATGCGGGTGGTGTCGCTTGAGGAGAAGCCGCCGCAGCCCCGCTCGAACATCGGGGTGTTCGCACTCTATATCTATAAGCGGTCTACGCTGCCGCTGTTCTCCCGCTATCTGGCCGAGGGGGGCAACCCGGATGCGCCGACTTATTTCCCGGAATGGCTGCATTCCCGCCGGGAGCTACGGGCTTATTACACGGACGGGACGATAGAGGATGTTGGCACCCCGGAGGCTTATGAGCAGATGCGGGCCAGGCTGGAAGGTCAGGCAGAATAG
- a CDS encoding TetR/AcrR family transcriptional regulator, with protein MKVILIFNEDKSPPSTGRTIKTYQEARLQNTENLRKHVVDAAAVILQEEGPEAVTVRRVSQKMGCSTKIIYSLFVNKEGLAQQLYLEGCKLLARRFEEVPPSADLRQHLLDLGEAFWQFGQDYSSYYKLMFGGAFAEFKPDAESMQGTMTALSRLLVLISTAQQQGQISDQEETGTLVGTIWASLHGVIHLYMGGFLGDALAAHAVYKQTMALLSQALFTSSGSGRGVNSK; from the coding sequence ATGAAGGTGATTCTTATATTTAACGAAGACAAGTCCCCGCCATCTACAGGCCGTACAATAAAAACCTATCAGGAAGCCCGTCTGCAAAATACGGAAAATCTCCGTAAGCATGTGGTGGATGCAGCCGCAGTTATCCTGCAGGAAGAAGGGCCGGAGGCCGTCACTGTGCGCAGAGTATCGCAGAAGATGGGCTGTTCCACCAAAATCATCTACAGTCTGTTTGTCAATAAAGAGGGCCTGGCCCAGCAGTTGTATCTGGAGGGCTGCAAGCTGCTGGCCCGGCGGTTTGAAGAAGTGCCGCCGTCCGCTGACCTCCGGCAGCATCTGCTGGATCTGGGCGAAGCCTTCTGGCAGTTTGGACAGGATTACAGCAGCTACTACAAACTGATGTTTGGTGGGGCTTTTGCCGAGTTCAAGCCGGATGCGGAGAGTATGCAAGGAACCATGACAGCCTTAAGCCGTTTGCTTGTTCTAATTAGTACAGCCCAGCAGCAAGGCCAGATTTCGGATCAGGAAGAGACCGGGACCCTTGTCGGAACGATATGGGCATCGCTGCACGGTGTAATTCACCTGTACATGGGCGGGTTCCTGGGTGATGCCCTAGCTGCCCATGCCGTATACAAACAAACAATGGCTTTGCTGTCCCAAGCCTTGTTTACGTCGTCGGGGTCAGGCAGAGGAGTGAACAGCAAATGA
- a CDS encoding DNA-binding protein encodes MRPSILKLLNPDIIVEMLEMANRLEDWDKMLNTAGILYSYAQCIYEERLYHKAKGIPVPLMDMQRPLVYYFGFSHLMRGIAYQKQQKYDDAREMIYRYAELGWMEDLGVEGEAIAEEFRGLARANLYMVDILLGKIGLLEKYCCFLEDNPEELLPGLGAILQAATQYGLDVKDLLDRYAEQSAGFGAYEDRDNISYYCCYCYHLAIYHKQAGRIREALDWTVQAIQLAHQSRHDSNFKRCLALFEALRERVTAEESRRYDEVLADCLAQVVLELPEPPPAGVPI; translated from the coding sequence ATGCGCCCTTCTATCCTAAAATTACTCAATCCGGACATTATCGTTGAAATGTTGGAAATGGCAAATCGCTTAGAGGATTGGGACAAGATGCTGAATACGGCAGGTATTCTGTACAGCTATGCGCAGTGTATTTATGAGGAGCGGCTGTATCATAAGGCCAAAGGGATTCCGGTACCTCTTATGGACATGCAGCGTCCGCTGGTCTATTATTTCGGGTTCAGTCATCTGATGCGGGGCATCGCTTATCAGAAGCAGCAGAAGTATGACGACGCTAGAGAGATGATATACCGCTATGCTGAGCTTGGCTGGATGGAGGATTTAGGGGTCGAAGGGGAGGCAATTGCCGAGGAGTTCAGAGGCTTGGCGCGTGCTAACCTGTATATGGTGGATATTCTCTTAGGGAAGATTGGACTGCTGGAGAAATATTGCTGTTTTTTGGAGGATAATCCCGAAGAACTGCTACCCGGACTTGGTGCAATCCTTCAGGCTGCTACTCAGTATGGGCTTGATGTCAAAGATTTGCTGGATCGGTACGCAGAACAAAGTGCGGGGTTTGGAGCGTACGAGGATAGAGATAATATCTCGTATTATTGCTGCTATTGTTATCACTTGGCGATTTACCATAAGCAAGCGGGCAGAATAAGGGAAGCGCTGGACTGGACGGTGCAAGCCATACAACTAGCCCACCAGTCCAGACACGATAGCAACTTCAAGCGTTGTCTGGCGTTATTTGAAGCGCTGCGTGAGAGAGTAACGGCAGAAGAGAGCAGAAGGTATGATGAGGTACTGGCAGATTGTCTGGCGCAGGTTGTTCTAGAGCTTCCTGAACCTCCACCTGCGGGGGTGCCGATCTAA
- a CDS encoding ABC transporter ATP-binding protein translates to MHTIIQTRNLSKNYGTTTVLKNIDLVIQSGELTAIMGPSGSGKSTLMNVLSTIDRFTGGEVWLEGQSLLDLGKKSLRQFRQERMGFIFQEYNLLDTLTAKENILLPLSLRKVKGAEMEELLRPVVQALGIAEILHKYPSELSGGQKQRAASARAIITKPSVVFADEPTGALDSRSATQLLEQLVELNKAFGTTIMMVTHDPYAASYCKRVIFLRDGGIVNELYAGDQLQKVFYERILETQSLMGGKLR, encoded by the coding sequence ATGCACACCATCATTCAAACCAGGAATTTATCCAAGAATTACGGGACAACCACAGTACTTAAAAATATTGATCTGGTGATTCAATCCGGTGAGCTTACAGCCATCATGGGCCCTTCAGGCTCCGGGAAATCGACGCTGATGAATGTATTATCTACCATAGACCGGTTCACGGGCGGGGAAGTATGGCTGGAGGGACAATCGCTGCTGGATCTAGGCAAGAAGTCACTGAGACAATTCCGCCAGGAGCGCATGGGGTTTATTTTTCAGGAGTATAATCTGCTGGATACCTTGACGGCGAAAGAGAATATTCTGCTGCCGCTCTCCTTGCGCAAAGTGAAGGGGGCGGAGATGGAAGAGCTGCTCCGGCCGGTTGTGCAGGCGCTGGGCATTGCGGAAATCCTTCATAAATACCCGAGTGAGCTTTCCGGCGGACAAAAGCAGCGGGCAGCTTCAGCGCGGGCCATTATCACCAAACCGTCGGTTGTTTTTGCCGATGAGCCAACGGGAGCGCTGGATTCACGGTCCGCGACGCAGCTGCTGGAGCAGCTGGTGGAGCTGAATAAGGCATTCGGCACAACGATTATGATGGTGACTCATGATCCTTATGCCGCCAGCTATTGCAAAAGGGTGATTTTTCTGCGGGATGGAGGCATTGTCAATGAGCTTTACGCAGGTGACCAACTGCAGAA
- a CDS encoding helix-turn-helix transcriptional regulator, with protein sequence MTDESKPELIKRIGERIRRLRKEMNLSQEQLAERSGLHTNYVGQVERGEKNLTLETLEKVVTGLNISLQELFRYIGPMEQKDALSQIIELLVERPSEDQKMALSLLKSVLEWEEKKHDL encoded by the coding sequence ATGACAGATGAATCCAAACCCGAGCTCATAAAAAGAATCGGAGAACGCATCCGAAGATTACGTAAAGAAATGAACCTCTCGCAAGAGCAGCTTGCAGAACGGTCAGGTCTACATACTAATTATGTGGGTCAAGTTGAACGCGGAGAAAAGAACTTGACGCTTGAGACCTTAGAGAAGGTCGTTACAGGGTTAAACATATCGCTACAGGAGCTGTTCCGCTATATTGGACCCATGGAGCAAAAGGATGCTCTTAGTCAGATTATAGAGTTACTGGTTGAGCGCCCCTCGGAAGATCAGAAAATGGCGCTTAGTTTGCTAAAATCCGTTTTAGAGTGGGAAGAGAAGAAACATGACCTTTAA
- a CDS encoding SRPBCC domain-containing protein translates to MSGQMSSRVEGLELVLERVFDAPHELVFTVFSEAEHLKQWWGPRGWTVPFCSVDFRPGGVWHYCMKCVDEQQGEFFGMESWGKGVYHEIQKGERFVYTDYFSDAEGNEAEGMPSTLIEMRFEQAEGNRTKLVCRSKYDSGEALRTVMDMGMIQGITETWDRLEEYLQAIQ, encoded by the coding sequence ATGTCTGGCCAAATGAGTTCAAGAGTGGAAGGTCTGGAGCTGGTTCTGGAACGTGTATTCGATGCACCGCATGAGCTTGTATTCACCGTATTCTCCGAGGCAGAGCATCTGAAGCAGTGGTGGGGTCCGCGCGGCTGGACTGTTCCCTTCTGCAGCGTGGATTTCCGTCCGGGCGGAGTCTGGCACTATTGTATGAAGTGTGTGGATGAGCAGCAGGGTGAATTCTTCGGAATGGAGTCCTGGGGCAAGGGTGTGTACCATGAGATTCAGAAGGGAGAGCGCTTCGTCTACACCGACTACTTCTCGGACGCTGAAGGGAATGAGGCGGAGGGTATGCCTTCAACCCTAATCGAAATGCGCTTTGAACAGGCGGAAGGGAACCGGACGAAGCTGGTCTGCCGGTCGAAGTACGATTCCGGGGAAGCGCTCCGCACGGTGATGGACATGGGCATGATCCAGGGGATTACCGAGACCTGGGACCGTCTGGAGGAGTACCTTCAGGCCATTCAGTAG
- the infC gene encoding translation initiation factor IF-3: MAVLINEQIRAAEVELTGLKGEKLGTVSRDKALSMARAAGADLVCTSLMSSPPPCSLVAKGTGKAAAQAARKGTASRPQGGGGSSEKVKELRFTAYIEEHDYDTKLRQADKHLRSGKPVQLVVKSSGAKEAAAAKAVLERLVADLKEAGSKASGLQTSGKGAQVRMNPLTK; encoded by the coding sequence GTGGCTGTACTGATTAATGAACAGATCCGGGCCGCCGAGGTCGAGCTGACCGGACTGAAGGGCGAGAAGCTGGGCACCGTATCCCGGGACAAGGCGCTGTCCATGGCCAGAGCCGCAGGGGCCGACCTCGTCTGCACCTCGCTGATGAGCAGCCCGCCGCCCTGCAGCCTGGTGGCCAAGGGCACAGGCAAGGCTGCTGCACAGGCGGCCCGCAAAGGGACTGCCAGCCGCCCGCAAGGCGGCGGAGGCAGCAGTGAGAAGGTGAAGGAGCTGCGCTTCACCGCTTATATTGAAGAGCATGACTACGACACGAAGCTGCGTCAGGCGGACAAGCACTTACGCTCCGGCAAGCCGGTGCAGCTTGTCGTAAAGTCCTCCGGCGCGAAGGAGGCCGCCGCTGCGAAGGCTGTACTGGAGCGGCTGGTCGCCGACCTGAAGGAGGCCGGAAGCAAGGCCTCCGGGCTGCAGACCAGCGGCAAGGGCGCACAGGTGCGGATGAACCCGCTCACGAAGTAG
- a CDS encoding SMP-30/gluconolactonase/LRE family protein — MSTETNPRKRTAGQHICRWGLILLGVIVLGIAAFLLMPAPVEPAVWSAPAAPSLEKEGPWKENNRLSSAELVTDRAKFPEFITFDAEGRLYTGDSDGKIYRVAFDAEGKAQPAEVFADTHGTPNGLKMDAAGNLIVADIQKGLLSVDPDGKIEVLTTEVDGGPIYLANELDIAQDGSVYFSDTSNYGKVMFKEIAENKPHGRLLKYDPQTKQTTVLLKDLYFANGVVLSAEEDFVLVAESYHYQLTRYWLKGPKQGTSDIFAENLAGFPDNITRDAQGHFWVGVFTTRLAFADYMHSHPWVAATMSKVPQSLLNGASAPVKHGLVAEYGPEGDLVNSWHDPEGTLYGITTAVSQGEYLYLGTAPGGSQGVHRVLLKP; from the coding sequence ATGTCCACAGAAACCAATCCACGTAAACGTACCGCCGGTCAACACATTTGCAGATGGGGCTTGATCCTGCTCGGGGTAATTGTGCTGGGAATAGCCGCATTCCTACTGATGCCTGCGCCGGTAGAACCTGCTGTGTGGTCTGCACCTGCCGCCCCTTCTTTGGAGAAGGAAGGCCCCTGGAAAGAGAACAACAGGCTTAGCTCCGCAGAACTTGTGACAGACCGCGCGAAGTTCCCGGAATTCATTACTTTTGATGCCGAAGGGCGGCTGTATACAGGCGACTCTGACGGCAAAATCTACAGAGTGGCCTTCGATGCGGAAGGCAAGGCGCAGCCGGCCGAAGTGTTCGCCGATACCCACGGTACGCCTAACGGGCTGAAAATGGATGCTGCCGGAAATTTGATTGTGGCGGATATTCAGAAGGGGCTGCTGTCGGTTGACCCGGATGGAAAGATTGAGGTGCTCACCACTGAAGTAGATGGAGGCCCAATCTACCTGGCGAATGAGCTGGACATCGCGCAAGACGGATCAGTTTATTTCTCCGATACCTCTAATTACGGTAAGGTCATGTTCAAAGAAATTGCCGAGAACAAACCGCATGGACGGTTGTTGAAATATGATCCGCAGACCAAACAGACGACCGTTCTGCTGAAGGATTTATATTTTGCCAATGGGGTTGTATTGTCTGCCGAAGAAGATTTCGTGCTTGTAGCCGAATCGTACCATTACCAGTTGACCCGATATTGGCTAAAGGGGCCGAAGCAAGGCACCTCGGATATCTTCGCTGAGAATCTGGCAGGGTTCCCGGACAATATCACCCGTGACGCACAGGGACATTTCTGGGTAGGAGTGTTCACAACCCGTCTGGCTTTTGCCGATTACATGCATAGTCATCCCTGGGTAGCAGCGACGATGTCAAAAGTTCCGCAGTCCTTGTTAAATGGAGCAAGTGCGCCGGTGAAGCACGGACTTGTCGCAGAATATGGGCCCGAAGGCGACCTTGTGAACAGCTGGCATGATCCTGAAGGAACCTTGTACGGCATCACCACCGCAGTAAGCCAAGGAGAGTACTTATATCTCGGAACCGCACCGGGAGGAAGCCAAGGCGTGCATCGGGTGCTTTTGAAACCGTAA